In Acinetobacter piscicola, a single window of DNA contains:
- a CDS encoding RtcB family protein, with translation MGIQKILNAKADYGVPVKIYTNDIDEESMTQLRKMAQLQFIHSHIAVMPDVHVGKGATVGSVIPTKNAIIPAAVGVDIGCGMNAMRLSLKADQLPDNLSTLRNAIERKVPVGFEMHKQIKAKASTLIPLDKRLKLITDKHPALKRMLRHFDSTWQKQIGTLGGGNHFIELCLDENHDVWIMLHSGSRGLGNVIGTYFIERAKKEAQSRFGHVPDKDLSYFAEGSNSFDDYFEALEWAQEYAYENRREMMRLILEAIRPLLPSFQMTKEAINCHHNYVQKELHFGEEVFVTRKGAIRAGTEEYGIIPGSMGAKSFIVKGKGNPDSFCSCSHGAGRKMSRSKAKNLFNQQDLIAQTEGIECRKDKGVVDEIPSAYKDIDEVMANQTDLIEVVHTLKQVMCIKG, from the coding sequence ATGGGCATACAAAAAATTCTGAACGCCAAAGCAGATTATGGCGTTCCCGTAAAAATTTATACCAACGACATTGACGAAGAAAGCATGACCCAATTGCGTAAAATGGCGCAATTGCAATTTATTCATTCCCATATTGCGGTCATGCCTGATGTGCATGTCGGCAAAGGCGCAACCGTAGGTAGTGTCATTCCGACCAAAAATGCCATTATTCCTGCCGCGGTGGGCGTAGACATTGGCTGTGGCATGAATGCGATGCGTTTGAGTTTAAAAGCAGATCAACTGCCTGATAATTTAAGTACATTACGTAATGCAATTGAGCGTAAAGTACCTGTTGGGTTTGAAATGCATAAGCAAATTAAAGCCAAAGCTTCAACGCTGATACCACTCGATAAACGTTTAAAATTGATTACCGATAAACACCCTGCGCTTAAACGTATGCTGCGCCATTTCGACTCGACATGGCAAAAGCAAATCGGCACACTCGGTGGTGGTAACCATTTTATCGAGTTGTGTTTAGATGAAAATCATGATGTTTGGATCATGTTGCATTCAGGCAGTCGAGGTCTTGGTAATGTAATTGGCACCTATTTTATTGAACGTGCCAAGAAAGAAGCCCAAAGCCGTTTTGGTCATGTACCTGACAAAGATTTATCTTACTTTGCCGAAGGTTCAAACAGTTTTGATGATTATTTTGAAGCCCTAGAGTGGGCACAAGAATATGCTTATGAAAACCGACGTGAAATGATGCGTTTGATTTTAGAAGCCATTCGTCCACTACTGCCCAGCTTTCAAATGACCAAAGAAGCGATTAATTGTCACCATAATTATGTGCAAAAAGAACTGCATTTTGGCGAAGAGGTTTTTGTGACGCGTAAAGGTGCGATTCGTGCAGGTACAGAGGAATATGGCATTATTCCCGGTTCAATGGGAGCAAAATCTTTTATTGTTAAAGGGAAAGGTAATCCCGATTCATTCTGCTCATGCTCGCATGGTGCAGGTCGAAAAATGAGCCGTAGTAAAGCCAAAAATCTGTTTAATCAGCAAGATTTAATTGCCCAAACTGAAGGAATCGAATGTCGTAAAGACAAAGGCGTGGTGGATGAAATTCCAAGTGCCTACAAAGATATTGATGAAGTGATGGCAAACCAAACCGACTTAATTGAAGTGGTGCATACTCTCAAACAAGTCATGTGTATTAAAGGCTAA